The following proteins are encoded in a genomic region of Ptychodera flava strain L36383 chromosome 23 unlocalized genomic scaffold, AS_Pfla_20210202 Scaffold_24__1_contigs__length_23054250_pilon, whole genome shotgun sequence:
- the LOC139124847 gene encoding zinc finger protein 883-like encodes MDGFSVDVREAGGDEHFKEARPQTDSTEREGGHQISESYGGLDAVVEIKTEPVDVEENHSMQCEDGKLTTNQDGESVQANPRSDDEAADSKSPNQEYKCSECAEIFTTKAAARKHVELHMFNGRDFGCDLCGASFKEPMDYAKHMYAGRCEHDGGVSEEDEEASSGLEGPSGEGTKKKRRNRDHFCKHCGDLFMGVQTLRKHMKDIHGEKLEFKCERCDKIFAKKSNLLRHVRAFQNRESCSTRSPRSMENSDIHCPVCQKKFGSNWNLTIHMRLHSGDKPFKCRPCDKAYTSKQSLIEHQQSVHSDVKPILCEVCGKRFHRQVHLRRHMVQHLERKYQCRTCGMRFLEFGKFTAHTKKHNGVFLFPCCYCDRKFKAKQQQIGHIRTHTGDRPYRCPVCDRGFTLKKAMVKHNKLMHSNERKFGCQACGKRYKENWALNKHVRDAHQTERTENGPQDTETESGEKLHQAESGPADLNQMEVPQNTQSYSDYQMSFAPFSSLQ; translated from the coding sequence ATGGACGGATTCTCTGTTGATGTTAGAGAGGCTGGTGGAGACGAACACTTCAAGGAGGCGAGACCTCAGACTGACAGTACAGAAAGGGAGGGCGGTCATCAGATCTCAGAATCGTATGGCGGACTGGACGCCGTAGTTGAGATAAAAACCGAGCCTGTCGATGTAGAAGAAAATCACTCCATGCAGTGTGAAGACGGGAAGCTAACTACGAATCAAGATGGTGAGAGTGTTCAAGCAAATCCTCGATCTGACGACGAAGCGGCGGACAGTAAATCCCCAAACCAAGAGTATAAGTGCAGCGAGTGTGCTGAAATATTCACGACGAAAGCTGCGGCCCGGAAACACGTTGAGTTGCACATGTTCAATGGTCGGGACTTTGGCTGTGATTTGTGTGGAGCGAGTTTCAAAGAGCCCATGGACTATGCCAAACACATGTATGCTGGCAGATGTGAACACGATGGGGGCGTATCTGAGGAGGACGAAGAGGCTAGCAGTGGATTAGAAGGACCGAGCGGCGAGGGGACGAAAAAGAAGAGAAGAAACAGGGATCATTTCTGTAAACATTGTGGCGATCTGTTCATGGGGGTACAGACATTAAGGAAACACATGAAGGACATTCATGGAGAGAAGCTGGAATTTAAATGTGAAAgatgtgataaaatatttgcaaagaAGTCAAACTTACTTAGACATGTCAGGGCGTTTCAAAACCGAGAAAGTTGCTCAACAAGATCCCCCAGGAGTATGGAAAACAGTGATATCCACTGCCCAGTCTGTCAGaagaaatttggttcaaactggAACTTGACGATTCACATGAGACTGCATAGTGGAGACAAGCCGTTCAAGTGTCGTCCGTGTGACAAGGCCTATACAAGTAAACAGTCCCTGATAGAACACCAACAAAGCGTACACTCGGATGTGAAGCCCATTCTGTGTGAAGTTTGTGGAAAGCGATTTCACCGCCAAGTCCATCTTCGCAGGCATATGGTGCAACACTTGGAGAGGAAGTACCAATGCAGGACCTGTGGAATGCGGTTCCTAGAGTTTGGGAAGTTCACAGCACACACCAAGAAACACAACGGAGTTTTTCTCTTCCCGTGTTGCTACTGCGACCGTAAGTTCAAGGCAAAACAACAGCAGATAGGCCATATCAGGACACACACTGGGGATCGACCCTACCGATGTCCGGTGTGTGACAGAGGTTTCACACTGAAAAAAGCCATGGTGAAACACAACAAACTCATGCACTCTAACGAAAGGAAATTTGGATGTCAAGCGTGCGGTAAACGATATAAAGAGAATTGGGCATTGAATAAACATGTACGAGATGCTCACCAGACTGAAAGAACGGAGAATGGGCCACAAGACACTGAAACTGAAAGTGGTGAAAAATTACATCAGGCTGAATCTGGACCAGCAGACTTGAATCAGATGGAAGTTCCTCAGAACACACAAAGCTACTCAGACTATCAAATGTCATTTGCGCCATTTTCGTCGCTTCAGTAA
- the LOC139124441 gene encoding zinc finger protein 665-like translates to MNEEGDFNLSFGEDLEIIFRDRRDSVLSGARNCNNAGHEFGSGNDMPLPGVDPCEVQSVNRTMLSPLVCRGIIGEIKMVDRMEDLGEYFNNSSKLLWNQYQHDTLSNLDKTTVIECLLQQRCVTVEGPTLAPPCPKVNPTVQLHKDMADIIFTGDKKQLNKDITGDKKQPNGNLLANGNVGYTKQENTLELRSGSVQVKSNLNSKVKKESFICAQCGKCFLQEKDLHVHMRVHTAVITEGCLNDDVTSESKKNAVIGQVRETPLKGKDSGKQPSPVHGDGLPFPCKTCSKAFATQGALNSHQRSHLDEKPYCCMKCKKRFGERRELKKHIQTHTSERYICQECGQPFQGSKSLKKHIVSHKNEKPFKCHDCNKRFRTKSRHQIHLLVHTKESPIVSKTSGKSHQSNGSVNSHNLTNEERRPFQCGKCGEKFTDKRSLLEHRRRIMSEEHFVCKVCCKTFHQNVSLKLHERIHVTEKPYRCQECGKSFSQARYLSRHRDIHSTEKRYMCQKCGMTFQDGVALNAHATTHDKSLPYECTQCRRRFRRHNNLLAHTRIHANTLYPCKKCGKRFCETSRLFAHMRIHTNATPFACKECGKKYKCREYLRIHMKTHSNVTPFECKTCGKKFKLCQNLRMHLMSHAKDRKFPCEVCGKKFKRPEHVRIHMRTHTGERPYKCKVCGNCYSMSGALYQHQRKTHHKLQKVP, encoded by the exons ATGAACGAAGAGGGAGACTTTAATCTCTCATTTGGCGAGGATTTAGAAATAATTTTCCGAGACCGCCGAGATAGCGTTTTGTCCGGGGCGCGAAATTGTAATAATGCAGGACACGAGTTTGGAAGTGGCAATGACATGCCTCTTCCAGGGGTTGACCCTTGCGAAGTGCAGTCTGTGAATCGAACCATGTTGAGTCCATTAG TGTGCCGGGGAATTATTGGAGAAATCAAGATGGTTGACAGAATGGAGGATCTTGGGGAATACTTCAACAACTCATCAAAACTGCTATGGAATCAGTATCAACACGACACTCTGTCAAATCTTG ATAAAACGACAGTCATAGAATGTCTTCTCCAACAACGTTGTGTAACAGTAGAAGGACCGACATTGGCACCACCCTGCCCCAAAGTCAATCCCACAGTGCAACTACATAAGGATATGGCTGACATTATATTCACTGGAGATAAGAAACAACTGAACAAGGATATTACTGGAGATAAGAAACAACCAAATGGAAATCTGCTAGCCAATGGAAACGTAGGGTACACTAAGCAAGAGAATACGCTGGAGCTCAGAAGTGGATCAGTTCAGGTGAAATCTAATTTGAATTCCAAAGTGAAAAAGGAAAGCTTCATCTGCGCACAGTGTGGAAAATGTTTTCTCCAGGAAAaggatttacatgtacatatgagGGTTCACACCGCAGTGATAACAGAGGGTTGTCTGAATGATGATGTCACCTCTGAGAGCAAGAAAAACGCCGTGATTGGCCAAGTGAGAGAGACTCCGCTGAAGGGCAAGGACAGCGGGAAACAACCCAGTCCGGTTCACGGAGATGGATTACCATTCCCTTGCAAAACATGCAGCAAAGCCTTCGCCACACAGGGTGCTTTAAATTCACACCAGCGATCCCATCTCGATGAAAAACCGTACTGCTGCATGAAGTGTAAAAAGCGATTCGGCGAGAGAAGGGAGCTCAAGAAACATATTCAGACACATACGAGTGAGCGCTACATCTGCCAGGAGTGTGGTCAACCGTTTCAGggaagtaaaagtttgaaaaagcaCATTGTAAGCCACAAGAATGAGAAACCGTTCAAGTGCCATGACTGCAACAAAAGGTTTCGAACCAAAAGCAGACATCAAATTCATTTACTTGTCCATACAAAGGAAAGCCCCATTGTTTCCAAAACGTCTGGCAAATCGCACCAGTCTAACGGTTCTGTGAATTCGCACAACTTGACCAACGAAGAGAGAAGGCCATTCCAGTGCGGGAAGTGCGGAGAAAAATTCACAGATAAGCGATCCCTGCTGGAACACAGGCGAAGAATTATGAGCGAAGAACACTTCGTCTGCAAAGTTTGTTGTAAGACGTTCCACCAGAACGTTTCGCTGAAGTTACACGAGAGAATTCACGTCACCGAGAAGCCGTACCGATGCCAAGAATGTGGCAAGAGTTTCTCCCAGGCGAGGTATCTCTCAAGACACCGGGATATACACTCCACCGAAAAGCGGTACATGTGTCAAAAGTGTGGAATGACGTTTCAAGATGGTGTCGCCTTGAACGCTCACGCGACCACGCACGACAAGTCCCTGCCTTATGAGTGTACCCAGTGCAGAAGAAGATTTCGCAGACACAATAACTTGTTGGCTCACACCCGCATCCACGCAAACACACTGTATCCGTGCAAGAAATGTGGCAAACGCTTTTGCGAAACGTCGCGCTTGTTTGCGCACATGCGAATCCACACCAATGCTACGCCATTTGCATGCAAGGAGTGCGGTAAAAAATATAAATGCCGGGAATATCTAAGAATTCACATGAAAACACACTCAAATGTTACACCTTTTGAATGCAAAACTTGCGGCAAGAAATTCAAGCTGTGCCAGAATCTTCGGATGCATTTGATGAGCCATGCCAAAGATCGCAAGTTTCCGTGCGAGGTATGCGGCAAAAAATTCAAACGACCGGAGCATGTGAGAATTCATATGAGAACTCACACCGGTGAGAGGCCTTACAAGTGTAAAGTCTGCGGCAACTGTTACTCCATGAGTGGCGCCCTCTATCAGCACCAGCGTAAGACACATCACAAACTACAGAAAGTACCTTAG